In Pseudonocardia cypriaca, a single genomic region encodes these proteins:
- a CDS encoding glycosyltransferase family 2 protein: protein MNRACDPVDVVLPCLDEAEALPGVLAALPPGFRPIVVDNGSTDGTADIAASLGATVVHEPRRGYGAAVHAGLLAATADVVAVLDADGSVDPAVLALLAARLPGADLVAGRRIPSGRRAWPWHARAGNAALAALLRRRGVPVRDIAPVRVARRGALLELGITDRAFGYPLELLLRAGAAGWRIVEVDVAYRPRTGGRSKVSGSVRGTLRAARDMAAVLA from the coding sequence ATGAACCGCGCCTGCGACCCGGTGGACGTCGTGCTCCCCTGCCTCGACGAGGCCGAGGCGCTGCCCGGCGTGCTCGCCGCGCTCCCGCCCGGGTTCCGCCCCATCGTCGTCGACAACGGCTCGACCGACGGCACGGCCGACATCGCGGCCTCGCTCGGGGCCACGGTCGTGCACGAGCCCCGCCGCGGCTACGGCGCCGCCGTGCACGCCGGGCTGCTCGCGGCGACCGCAGACGTCGTCGCCGTCCTCGACGCCGACGGCTCGGTCGATCCAGCCGTGCTGGCGCTCCTCGCGGCCCGCCTGCCGGGCGCCGATCTCGTGGCCGGCCGGCGGATCCCGTCCGGACGGCGGGCCTGGCCGTGGCACGCGCGTGCCGGCAACGCGGCGCTCGCTGCCCTGCTGCGCCGCCGAGGGGTCCCGGTGCGGGACATCGCGCCCGTGCGGGTGGCGCGCCGCGGCGCGCTGCTGGAGCTGGGCATCACCGACCGGGCCTTCGGCTACCCGCTCGAACTGCTGCTGCGCGCCGGTGCGGCGGGTTGGCGGATCGTCGAGGTCGACGTCGCCTACCGGCCCCGTACCGGTGGCCGGTCGAAGGTCTCCGGATCGGTGCGCGGCACCCTGCGCGCGGCCCGCGACATGGCGGCGGTGCTGGCGTGA
- a CDS encoding alpha/beta fold hydrolase: MPEIVPAPFAPRGTRGEPWLVAVPGLGLSAAVPRRTFDRLTRPSRVVELPAFGRPAPPGTALAPGNLAGQLLARLEALAVGRAVLVGHSASCQLVAAAAAKAPERAAGLVLIGPTTDPRASSWPALAGRWLRTAGHEWPGQVPQLVHDYTRTGLGAMLRGMRAARPHRIDETLAAVHCPVLVVRGLYDRIAPADWTAALAAATPHGRAHTLPAGGHMVPITHPAALAAVIEEFLSAIDDPDPDDEVTDLART, encoded by the coding sequence GTGCCCGAGATCGTCCCAGCGCCGTTCGCCCCGCGCGGCACGCGGGGCGAGCCGTGGCTGGTCGCGGTGCCCGGGCTGGGGCTCTCGGCCGCCGTGCCACGCCGGACCTTCGACCGGCTGACGCGTCCGTCGCGGGTGGTCGAGCTGCCCGCCTTCGGCCGGCCCGCCCCGCCCGGTACCGCGCTGGCCCCCGGCAATCTCGCCGGGCAGCTGCTCGCGCGGCTCGAGGCGCTCGCCGTCGGACGCGCGGTGCTGGTCGGTCACTCCGCGAGCTGCCAGCTCGTCGCCGCTGCGGCCGCGAAGGCGCCGGAGCGCGCTGCCGGGCTCGTGCTGATCGGCCCGACCACCGACCCACGTGCGAGCAGCTGGCCCGCGCTCGCCGGCCGCTGGCTGCGCACCGCCGGTCACGAGTGGCCGGGCCAGGTGCCACAGCTCGTCCACGACTACACCCGAACCGGGCTCGGCGCGATGCTCCGCGGGATGCGGGCGGCGCGCCCCCATCGCATCGACGAGACACTCGCCGCCGTCCACTGCCCCGTGCTCGTCGTGCGGGGCCTCTACGACCGGATCGCCCCGGCCGACTGGACCGCCGCCCTCGCCGCCGCGACACCGCACGGGCGGGCACACACCCTGCCCGCGGGGGGCCACATGGTGCCGATCACCCACCCCGCCGCGCTCGCCGCGGTGATCGAGGAGTTCCTCAGCGCGATCGACGACCCGGACCCCGACGACGAGGTCACCGACCTGGCCCGGACGTGA
- a CDS encoding molybdopterin-dependent oxidoreductase, which translates to MTSGPDGYGFPAPLWRLIARRRPPLPRWRSPLRGPWLTSVLGLVLLAGLPVVIVTGLLSYVAYGPQLGGAIPGDVGLLHLPVFDWPTRPSWLYRLTQGLHVGLGLVLVPVVLAKLWSVVPKLFAWPPVRSLAQAAERLTLLLLVGSILFEIVTGVLNIQYDYAFGFGFYAAHYAGAWVFLGAFVAHVALKLPHALRGARSRSLRRELRTPLAATTPDADDGSGLVAEHPAPPTMSRRGALALVGGGALLVAGLTAGQTVGDAVRGTAFLLPRGRTTAGADGGPNDFPVNKTFAASRITVADVGPSWRLQLTGAGGRELDRAALAALEQHTARLPIACVEGWSTTEAWSGVRLRDLAALAGVPEPASAVVRSLEDGARAALTAGQVLDPDSLLALRVNGADLAPDHGFPARVVVPALPGVHCTKWVRSIEFRSI; encoded by the coding sequence GTGACGAGCGGCCCCGACGGCTACGGCTTCCCGGCGCCGCTCTGGCGGCTGATCGCGCGGCGCCGCCCGCCGCTGCCGCGCTGGCGCAGCCCGCTGCGGGGCCCGTGGCTGACATCGGTGCTCGGGCTCGTCCTGCTCGCCGGGCTGCCGGTCGTCATCGTGACCGGGCTGCTGAGCTACGTCGCGTACGGCCCGCAGCTGGGTGGCGCCATCCCCGGCGACGTCGGCCTGCTGCACCTGCCGGTCTTCGACTGGCCCACCCGACCGTCGTGGCTCTACCGGCTCACCCAGGGCCTGCACGTCGGGCTCGGGCTCGTGCTCGTCCCGGTCGTGCTCGCCAAGCTGTGGTCGGTCGTCCCGAAGCTGTTCGCGTGGCCGCCGGTGCGCTCGCTCGCCCAGGCCGCGGAACGCCTGACCCTGCTCCTGCTCGTCGGCAGCATCCTGTTCGAGATCGTCACGGGTGTCCTCAACATCCAGTACGACTACGCGTTCGGCTTCGGCTTCTACGCCGCGCACTACGCCGGTGCCTGGGTCTTCCTCGGCGCGTTCGTCGCGCACGTGGCGCTCAAGCTGCCGCACGCGCTGCGCGGCGCCCGTTCTCGCTCGCTGCGCCGCGAGCTGCGCACCCCGCTCGCGGCGACCACCCCCGATGCGGACGACGGGTCGGGGCTGGTGGCGGAGCACCCGGCGCCGCCGACGATGAGCAGGCGGGGCGCGCTCGCCCTCGTCGGGGGCGGTGCGCTGCTCGTCGCGGGCCTGACCGCGGGCCAGACGGTCGGCGACGCCGTCCGGGGCACCGCGTTCCTGTTGCCCCGCGGGCGCACGACCGCAGGCGCCGACGGCGGGCCGAACGACTTCCCGGTGAACAAGACGTTCGCGGCCAGCCGCATCACAGTGGCGGACGTCGGCCCGAGCTGGCGACTGCAGCTGACCGGCGCCGGCGGCCGGGAGCTGGACCGGGCGGCTCTGGCCGCGCTGGAGCAGCACACCGCACGGCTGCCGATCGCCTGCGTCGAGGGCTGGTCGACCACGGAGGCCTGGTCGGGGGTGCGGCTGCGGGACCTCGCCGCGCTCGCCGGCGTCCCCGAACCGGCGTCGGCCGTGGTGCGCTCGCTGGAGGACGGCGCGCGGGCCGCGCTCACGGCAGGCCAGGTCCTCGACCCGGACTCGCTGCTTGCACTGCGCGTGAACGGCGCCGACCTCGCCCCCGACCACGGGTTCCCGGCGCGGGTCGTCGTGCCCGCGCTGCCGGGGGTGCACTGCACGAAGTGGGTCCGCTCGATCGAGTTCCGGAGCATCTGA
- a CDS encoding response regulator transcription factor, whose translation MGAATTDRPLVLVVDDDVTVRDVVTRYLDRAGYRVDVAGDGERALAAVAARRPDVVVLDLMLPRLGGLEVCRRLRRRPDGLPIIMLTALGEEEDRVLGLELGADDYVTKPFSPRELVLRVASVLRRARELPARDAGLEPVVDGDLHVDIPGRRATLAGRELALTVREFDLLAFLVCRPGQVFTRPELLERVWGWDFGDQSTVTVHVRRLREKVEPDPTRPARIATVWGVGYRYDGVDEPAGSAGP comes from the coding sequence GTGGGAGCTGCGACGACCGACCGTCCGCTGGTGCTGGTGGTCGACGACGACGTCACGGTGCGCGACGTCGTGACCCGCTACCTTGATCGCGCCGGTTACCGGGTGGACGTGGCGGGGGACGGCGAGCGGGCGCTGGCCGCCGTGGCCGCGCGCCGCCCCGACGTGGTGGTGCTCGACCTCATGCTGCCCCGGCTGGGCGGGCTCGAGGTGTGCCGGCGGCTGCGTCGTCGTCCGGACGGGCTCCCGATCATCATGCTGACGGCGCTCGGTGAGGAGGAGGACCGGGTGCTCGGCCTGGAGCTGGGCGCCGACGACTACGTCACCAAGCCGTTCAGCCCGCGGGAGCTCGTGCTGCGCGTGGCCTCGGTGCTGCGGCGGGCCCGCGAGCTGCCGGCCCGCGACGCGGGCCTGGAACCGGTGGTCGACGGCGACCTCCACGTCGACATCCCGGGCCGGCGGGCCACGCTCGCGGGGCGGGAGCTCGCGCTGACCGTGCGCGAGTTCGACCTCCTTGCGTTCCTGGTGTGCCGGCCCGGTCAGGTGTTCACCCGCCCCGAGCTGCTCGAACGGGTGTGGGGCTGGGACTTCGGCGACCAGTCGACCGTCACCGTGCACGTCCGGCGGCTGCGGGAGAAGGTCGAGCCCGACCCGACGCGGCCGGCGCGGATCGCGACGGTGTGGGGCGTGGGCTACCGCTACGACGGCGTCGACGAGCCGGCCGGGTCGGCCGGGCCGTGA